The following proteins are encoded in a genomic region of Heptranchias perlo isolate sHepPer1 chromosome 6, sHepPer1.hap1, whole genome shotgun sequence:
- the clns1a gene encoding methylosome subunit pICln isoform X1 yields MVFLRCFPPPAAGVRLQQPEIAAVLDGKGLGTGTLYIAESRLSWFDGSGMGFSLEYPTISLHAVSRDITVYPQEHLYVMVNAKLGAEECKEANMDEKAAEGEEGEEEDDDDTDPITEVRFVPVDKAALEPMFTAMCDCQALHPDPDDTDSENDFEEDDEEGEEYDVEAHERGQGDVPTFYTYDEGFSHLNQEGQATLQRLEGMLAQSVSQQAFHMAGVRTESSAADTEDGMEVDATPVEAGQFDDADVDHWLHIVTPLFPARMEMIG; encoded by the exons ATGGTTTTCCTGCGGTGTTTCCCACCCCCGGCCGCCGGGGTCCGGCTCCAACAGCCAGAGATAGCGGCGGTTCTCGACGGCAAGGGTCTGGGCACCGGCACCTTGTACATCGCCGAGAG CCGACTATCTTGGTTTGACGGATCTGGAATGGGATTCTCCTTAGAGTACCCCACCATCAGTTTACACGCTGTGTCCCGAGACATCACTGTTTATCCACAGGAGCACTTGTATGTGATGGTGAATGCCAAGCTTGGAG CGGAGGAGTGTAAAGAAGCAAATATGGATGAAAAAGCAGctgaaggagaggagggggaggaggaagatgacGACGACACTGATCCAATCACGGAAGTCCGATTTGTGCCAGTGGACAAAGCAGCGC TGGAGCCGATGTTTACAGCGATGTGCGACTGCCAAGCCCTCCACCCAGACCCAGATGACACTGACTCGGAGAACGATTTCGAGGAGGAcgatgaagagggggaggagtatgaCGTGGAGGCACATG AACGCGGCCAAGGAGATGTTCCCACGTTCTACACATATGACGAGGGCTTCTCCCATTTGAACCAGGAGGGACAGGCGACTCTGCAGAGACTAGAGGGCATGTtagctcagtcagtcagtcagcagGCGTTTCACATGGCTGGCGTGCGGACAGAGTCTTCAGCAGCCGACACCGAAG ATGGGATGGAGGTGGACGCCACCCCAGTAGAGGCTGGACAGTTCGACGATGCTGACGTTGATCACTG GCTGCACATAGTAacgccactattcccggccagaatggagatgattgggtaa
- the clns1a gene encoding methylosome subunit pICln isoform X2 yields the protein MVFLRCFPPPAAGVRLQQPEIAAVLDGKGLGTGTLYIAESRLSWFDGSGMGFSLEYPTISLHAVSRDITVYPQEHLYVMVNAKLGAEECKEANMDEKAAEGEEGEEEDDDDTDPITEVRFVPVDKAALEPMFTAMCDCQALHPDPDDTDSENDFEEDDEEGEEYDVEAHERGQGDVPTFYTYDEGFSHLNQEGQATLQRLEGMLAQSVSQQAFHMAGVRTESSAADTEDGMEVDATPVEAGQFDDADVDH from the exons ATGGTTTTCCTGCGGTGTTTCCCACCCCCGGCCGCCGGGGTCCGGCTCCAACAGCCAGAGATAGCGGCGGTTCTCGACGGCAAGGGTCTGGGCACCGGCACCTTGTACATCGCCGAGAG CCGACTATCTTGGTTTGACGGATCTGGAATGGGATTCTCCTTAGAGTACCCCACCATCAGTTTACACGCTGTGTCCCGAGACATCACTGTTTATCCACAGGAGCACTTGTATGTGATGGTGAATGCCAAGCTTGGAG CGGAGGAGTGTAAAGAAGCAAATATGGATGAAAAAGCAGctgaaggagaggagggggaggaggaagatgacGACGACACTGATCCAATCACGGAAGTCCGATTTGTGCCAGTGGACAAAGCAGCGC TGGAGCCGATGTTTACAGCGATGTGCGACTGCCAAGCCCTCCACCCAGACCCAGATGACACTGACTCGGAGAACGATTTCGAGGAGGAcgatgaagagggggaggagtatgaCGTGGAGGCACATG AACGCGGCCAAGGAGATGTTCCCACGTTCTACACATATGACGAGGGCTTCTCCCATTTGAACCAGGAGGGACAGGCGACTCTGCAGAGACTAGAGGGCATGTtagctcagtcagtcagtcagcagGCGTTTCACATGGCTGGCGTGCGGACAGAGTCTTCAGCAGCCGACACCGAAG ATGGGATGGAGGTGGACGCCACCCCAGTAGAGGCTGGACAGTTCGACGATGCTGACGTTGATCACTG